One part of the Mangrovibacillus cuniculi genome encodes these proteins:
- a CDS encoding DUF4247 domain-containing protein produces MFKQKLVIGSILSTLFLTACTTGTGTTQTFDNNSSSTSFFKEDIDNFISSSYSLLDVVSGENNPSMTEYIYLATNATIEEVSSELQAHERPYEVSEIKNDKQILVYDNHFVTLTKYAEDDSSVQIQLATKEFVRRNYAPGFFEGYLLASLLDDVFDSRWRKNRSNECRKNPEGCYTGYSGTTGAGGSFRSANPSTQPPSIRGNQNRGGGPGAGK; encoded by the coding sequence TTGTTTAAACAAAAACTTGTCATTGGTTCTATTTTAAGTACATTATTCTTAACAGCTTGTACGACTGGAACGGGAACTACACAAACCTTTGATAATAACTCTAGTAGTACATCCTTTTTTAAAGAAGATATAGATAATTTTATATCTAGTAGCTACTCTTTACTTGATGTTGTATCAGGTGAAAATAACCCGAGTATGACAGAGTATATTTACTTGGCAACCAACGCCACGATTGAAGAGGTTTCATCTGAACTACAAGCACACGAGAGACCATATGAAGTCAGTGAAATAAAAAACGACAAACAGATCCTAGTATATGATAATCATTTTGTCACATTAACAAAATACGCAGAGGATGATTCTTCGGTACAGATCCAGTTGGCAACAAAAGAATTTGTTAGAAGAAACTATGCACCTGGTTTTTTTGAAGGATATTTACTTGCAAGTTTACTAGATGATGTATTTGATAGCAGATGGAGAAAAAATAGAAGTAACGAGTGTAGGAAGAATCCAGAGGGATGCTACACAGGTTACAGTGGTACAACAGGTGCTGGTGGATCGTTTCGATCAGCTAATCCGTCTACTCAACCACCTTCTATAAGGGGAAATCAAAATCGAGGTGGCGGACCTGGTGCAGGAAAATAA
- a CDS encoding DUF350 domain-containing protein: MESLLLTLMYFGVSIAIILVGVFIFELLTTKYKDWDEILKGNNAVALSIAGKITGISIILGFSIYHSVQLLDTVIWGAIGVVLQMVGYLLFELFTRRFSVEDQLHKGNISVGIISFAVSVGIALVVGASIT; this comes from the coding sequence ATTGAGAGTCTATTATTAACATTGATGTATTTTGGTGTATCTATCGCTATCATACTAGTCGGAGTATTCATTTTTGAATTATTAACGACAAAATATAAGGATTGGGATGAAATTTTAAAAGGAAATAACGCTGTAGCATTATCAATTGCGGGTAAAATAACAGGAATCAGTATCATCTTAGGCTTTTCCATTTATCACAGCGTACAGTTATTAGACACGGTAATCTGGGGAGCAATTGGTGTTGTTCTACAAATGGTTGGTTATTTATTATTTGAACTTTTCACTAGAAGATTTTCAGTAGAAGATCAGTTACATAAAGGAAATATTTCAGTGGGGATTATTAGCTTTGCTGTATCTGTAGGCATTGCACTAGTTGTTGGTGCTTCCATTACGTAA
- a CDS encoding PadR family transcriptional regulator — protein MSLRYTILGLISGKSQTGYDIYKNLQQGVLYAWGNSHSQVYRELSKLEDEKLVTYVVEHQEQAPSKKIYSITNKGKSILLSWVLENEVKERKVKDEMLLKLSGIHLLKPDEAKAFFQSIYDREESELKKLEKEWKNELDQRLFDESPLSKEFSRRLAQMYIDWCTWAEEQLED, from the coding sequence ATGTCATTGAGGTATACAATACTAGGTTTAATAAGTGGTAAAAGTCAAACGGGTTATGATATATATAAGAACCTACAACAAGGGGTATTATACGCATGGGGCAACTCTCATTCTCAAGTATATAGGGAATTGAGCAAGTTAGAAGACGAAAAATTAGTAACATATGTAGTAGAGCATCAAGAACAAGCACCTTCAAAGAAAATCTACAGCATTACGAATAAGGGCAAATCAATTTTATTGTCATGGGTGTTAGAGAATGAGGTGAAGGAAAGAAAAGTAAAGGATGAAATGCTTCTAAAGCTAAGTGGGATCCATTTATTAAAACCCGATGAGGCGAAAGCGTTCTTCCAATCTATTTATGATAGAGAAGAGAGTGAATTAAAAAAACTTGAAAAAGAATGGAAGAATGAGCTGGATCAACGCCTCTTTGATGAATCTCCTCTATCAAAAGAATTTTCAAGAAGACTTGCACAAATGTATATTGATTGGTGTACTTGGGCGGAAGAACAACTAGAAGACTGA
- a CDS encoding polyamine aminopropyltransferase: MIHDQKQTNALYWASGIVSICGIIFEVLFGAAGSYLLGDGVKQYTLTISLFLTGMGIGSALSEKVTKNLLLSFVYVEYLIGLLGGFSIFVLFGVTAFFSSGTDAFFLYTMTLLVGGLTGIELPILIRKANEIGETLSRSTARVLFSDYSGGLIGGLLFVYILRPSFGLVKTSLLIATVNVAVALWVLWYFRKQFKRLKIHATVGAGLFITLFSGLFWAEEVAFTFEQKLYRDPIIHQEQTAYQSIILTKEQQDLRLFLDGQLQFSSSDEYRYHEMLVHTPLSAVNDPKSILVLGGGDGLAIRELQKYSTIQEITLVDLDPAVVNMAKNNHHLLALNENAFAGEKVKVVHEDAFTFLKEESQFYDVIIIDLPDPNNESLNKLYTLEFYQLVRNHLTPEGVMMMQATSPTFSKEVYWTIEATVKETGMVTKTMHIDVPSFGDWGFILAGKTPIEMRDLNDDIALRYLTDEVILSSQTFSKDIARESLEEQPKVNTLIRPIIIELYEKAWRAY; encoded by the coding sequence ATGATACATGATCAAAAACAGACAAACGCTCTGTATTGGGCTTCAGGAATAGTTTCCATCTGTGGAATTATTTTTGAAGTATTGTTTGGAGCAGCTGGTTCTTATTTATTAGGGGATGGTGTGAAGCAGTATACGCTCACCATCTCTCTTTTTTTAACAGGTATGGGGATTGGCTCTGCGTTAAGTGAAAAAGTGACAAAAAACCTTTTACTCTCTTTTGTTTATGTAGAGTACTTAATTGGCCTTTTAGGTGGCTTCTCTATTTTTGTCCTATTCGGTGTTACAGCTTTCTTTAGCTCTGGAACAGATGCTTTTTTCTTGTATACGATGACTCTTCTGGTGGGTGGATTAACTGGTATTGAGCTACCAATTCTCATTAGAAAAGCCAACGAAATTGGGGAGACATTGAGTAGAAGCACGGCAAGAGTATTGTTTTCTGATTATTCCGGTGGATTAATTGGAGGACTGCTATTCGTTTATATCTTAAGACCATCCTTTGGATTAGTGAAAACTTCTTTATTAATTGCAACAGTAAACGTTGCTGTAGCACTGTGGGTACTTTGGTATTTTCGTAAGCAGTTTAAACGGTTGAAAATTCATGCTACTGTAGGAGCAGGATTGTTTATCACGTTGTTTTCTGGTTTGTTCTGGGCAGAAGAGGTAGCATTTACCTTTGAACAAAAACTGTATCGAGATCCTATCATCCACCAAGAACAGACTGCATATCAATCTATTATTCTGACGAAAGAGCAACAAGATCTCCGATTATTCTTGGATGGGCAATTGCAGTTTAGTTCGTCAGATGAATATAGGTACCATGAAATGCTAGTACATACACCTCTCTCAGCAGTTAACGACCCTAAGTCTATCCTGGTACTAGGGGGTGGAGATGGGCTGGCGATAAGAGAGCTGCAAAAGTATTCTACTATTCAAGAAATAACACTTGTTGACCTGGACCCAGCGGTTGTGAACATGGCAAAGAACAATCACCATCTTTTAGCTCTAAATGAAAATGCGTTTGCAGGAGAAAAAGTAAAAGTTGTCCACGAGGATGCGTTTACGTTTTTAAAAGAAGAGAGTCAATTCTACGATGTAATAATTATTGATTTACCAGACCCGAATAATGAATCTTTAAACAAGCTTTATACGCTAGAATTTTATCAGCTAGTTCGAAATCATCTAACGCCAGAGGGAGTAATGATGATGCAAGCAACCAGTCCTACTTTCTCCAAGGAAGTATATTGGACGATAGAGGCTACGGTGAAAGAAACCGGAATGGTAACGAAAACAATGCATATCGACGTACCTAGTTTCGGTGATTGGGGGTTTATTTTAGCTGGAAAGACCCCAATTGAAATGAGAGATCTTAACGATGATATCGCCTTGCGTTATCTTACAGATGAGGTAATCCTCAGTAGTCAAACATTTAGTAAGGATATTGCTCGAGAATCATTAGAAGAACAGCCAAAGGTGAATACGTTAATTAGGCCAATTATCATTGAACTTTATGAGAAAGCATGGAGAGCGTATTAG
- a CDS encoding DUF4178 domain-containing protein, whose amino-acid sequence MNIFKKIFGGNKAIDNPIQERTLHTIQVGDIVTYDLVDYQVVGVMTYRQNRYEWKAYQLENVSGTKWLSVEQDDELEVGIYEKIKLRLTEPLPEEITHSRRTYYFDERGVARVTGQGRSQAVTGQECRYAGYTDEEEENYLSVEIWGSEIEVSAGYGIEPYEIKILAGTAN is encoded by the coding sequence ATGAATATTTTCAAAAAAATATTTGGTGGTAATAAAGCAATAGATAATCCAATCCAAGAACGTACGTTGCATACCATTCAAGTGGGGGATATTGTCACGTACGACCTAGTGGATTATCAAGTAGTAGGGGTAATGACATATCGACAAAATAGATACGAATGGAAAGCCTATCAATTAGAAAACGTATCTGGTACCAAATGGTTAAGCGTGGAACAAGATGATGAGTTAGAAGTAGGAATATATGAAAAAATAAAGTTGAGGCTGACAGAGCCACTACCCGAAGAGATAACTCATAGTAGAAGAACATATTACTTTGATGAACGTGGTGTTGCTCGTGTTACTGGCCAAGGTCGTAGTCAGGCTGTCACAGGACAGGAATGTCGTTACGCAGGGTATACAGATGAGGAAGAAGAGAATTATCTATCTGTAGAAATTTGGGGTAGTGAGATTGAGGTAAGTGCAGGATATGGTATTGAACCATATGAAATCAAAATATTAGCAGGTACTGCAAACTAA
- a CDS encoding hemolysin family protein produces the protein MFDPIFIAIAFFMFMSFFLSGSETALTAANRMKAQTKAEAGDRASVELLKLLSKPDRMITTILIGNNIANIMLPTLVTIVAIDRGFSVGLATGILTVSLILFAEVIPKSIAATFADRIAYLVLPVIRFLVIILSPLTYIISFVTTFIIRLLSKGQIKEATISKEELKTMVDIATSEGTFKDEEYLRIRGVLDFQTKNLRDALQTPRVDMIGIPSDADFETTRKIVMEHNYTRYPVYKDNMDNIVGVFHSKQLITWSVDPTRSLDEFIDDEPLFVIHSLSMSRVFKMMLKERRHIAIVLDEYGGTLGLITTEDIIETMIGQDIADETDDQEDVLIEELTESHIICHGKLTLHRFNEAFKTRLPEEEDTVSGFIFSQLRDFPDEGATFDYQHLRFTVNKTDQTKIIQVIVEKRDHSDELATE, from the coding sequence ATGTTTGACCCCATATTTATAGCCATCGCTTTTTTCATGTTTATGTCTTTCTTTTTATCAGGAAGTGAAACAGCATTAACTGCAGCAAATCGGATGAAGGCACAGACGAAAGCAGAAGCAGGAGATAGAGCTTCTGTAGAGTTGTTAAAATTGTTATCCAAACCAGATCGAATGATCACAACGATTCTAATTGGAAACAACATCGCTAACATTATGTTGCCAACATTAGTAACGATTGTTGCTATTGATCGCGGATTTAGCGTAGGTCTTGCTACAGGGATTTTAACAGTTTCATTAATTCTATTTGCAGAAGTAATTCCAAAGAGTATTGCGGCAACTTTTGCCGATCGGATAGCATATCTTGTTTTACCTGTTATTCGTTTCTTAGTAATCATACTAAGTCCATTAACATACATCATTTCGTTTGTTACGACATTTATTATTCGCTTGTTATCAAAAGGACAAATTAAAGAAGCAACCATTTCAAAAGAAGAGTTAAAAACAATGGTTGATATAGCAACCTCAGAAGGTACTTTTAAAGATGAGGAGTACTTACGTATCCGAGGTGTACTAGATTTCCAAACGAAGAACTTACGGGACGCTCTTCAAACTCCACGTGTCGATATGATCGGTATCCCATCTGACGCAGATTTTGAAACAACACGTAAGATCGTTATGGAGCATAATTACACTCGTTATCCAGTGTACAAGGATAATATGGATAACATTGTAGGTGTTTTCCATAGTAAACAATTAATCACTTGGTCTGTAGATCCTACGAGAAGCCTAGATGAATTCATTGACGACGAACCACTATTCGTTATTCATTCCTTATCCATGTCTAGAGTGTTTAAGATGATGTTAAAAGAAAGACGTCATATTGCAATTGTTTTGGATGAGTATGGAGGAACACTAGGATTAATAACAACAGAAGATATTATTGAGACGATGATTGGACAAGATATTGCTGATGAAACGGATGATCAAGAAGATGTCCTAATTGAAGAATTAACTGAGTCACATATTATCTGTCATGGTAAATTAACGCTTCACAGATTTAATGAGGCGTTTAAAACAAGATTACCAGAAGAAGAGGATACTGTTTCTGGCTTTATTTTCTCTCAGCTACGTGACTTCCCAGATGAAGGGGCTACTTTTGATTACCAACACTTACGTTTCACAGTGAACAAAACGGACCAAACGAAGATTATCCAAGTAATAGTAGAGAAAAGAGACCATAGTGACGAACTAGCTACAGAATAA
- a CDS encoding PspA/IM30 family protein: MFQFFKRVKTVVGSELNSMLDKAEDPVKMLDQFMREMEADIREAETAVAQQIANEKMLEKRLVDADAMVAKRQEQALQALEAGNEDLARRALEDKQTHQSQADSLREGYERAKRDAQALREKLDEMKQEYQEMKLKKDSLKARAESAKTRTKMNRAMSSIGGDRSRQGFERMEEKVMRYEAEAETSEDLRSSSRSLDDELNQLGKSSVDDELAALRKKLETKE, encoded by the coding sequence ATGTTTCAATTTTTTAAGCGTGTAAAAACGGTAGTGGGTTCAGAATTAAATTCTATGTTAGATAAAGCGGAAGATCCGGTGAAAATGTTAGATCAATTTATGCGTGAAATGGAAGCAGATATACGAGAAGCGGAGACAGCAGTTGCACAACAAATTGCCAATGAGAAAATGTTAGAAAAGCGTTTAGTAGATGCAGACGCTATGGTAGCAAAGAGACAAGAGCAAGCACTTCAAGCGTTGGAAGCTGGTAATGAAGATTTAGCAAGACGCGCACTAGAAGACAAACAAACTCATCAGTCCCAAGCAGATTCCCTACGTGAGGGATATGAAAGAGCAAAACGTGATGCACAGGCGCTTCGTGAAAAGCTAGATGAGATGAAACAAGAATATCAAGAAATGAAGTTGAAAAAAGATTCTTTAAAAGCTCGTGCAGAATCAGCTAAGACACGTACAAAAATGAATCGTGCCATGTCTTCTATCGGTGGAGATCGTTCTAGACAAGGTTTTGAACGTATGGAAGAAAAAGTAATGCGTTACGAAGCGGAAGCAGAAACTAGTGAAGATTTACGTTCGTCATCACGCTCTCTTGATGACGAACTTAATCAATTAGGAAAATCAAGTGTAGACGATGAACTTGCTGCTTTAAGGAAGAAATTAGAAACGAAAGAATAA